The genomic segment CAGCTCGGGCGCGGACAGCATGGCGCAGTCGATGATGCCTTGATCCAGCGCTTCATAGGCTTCGGAAACGGGCAGACGCACGCCTTGGGCACCGAAAGCTTCGGCGAAACGTACGAAACCGGCACCACCGGCACGCAGACGCAGACCGTTCAGATCCTCGACGGAGGTGACTTTGACGTCCTTGCACAGCAGGTTGTACAGCGGGGTCACGCCGCCGCCGGTATAGACCTGATTTTGCGCGCTATATTCTTCCAGACACTCGGGGCATTTGGTGAAGGTGTATTCGACCATCGCGCCGGTGAAGGCCAGCGGCTCTTTGCCTGTGGGTTCTTCCACAAGGTTCACCAGCAGGTTCATCTCGTGCAGGAAGAGGTTGGTCGAATATTCCGCCGGATAGTAGGGCGGCAGCACAAAGCCGACATCCGCCAGACCGTCGCGCACACCGGGCGAGGTTTCAGGCAGGCTCAGCAGGGACATCGCGAAACCGGTTACGTCGACTTCACCGTCAGAGCGTTCGGCCACGGCTTCGGCGTAGGCGTCAACCGCCAGACCGATGGCAGAGTTATTCGGATAGCCGTAGGCAAAGTTCAGACGCTCTTTCGCGCTGGCCTGACCGGCGATGGCAACAGCAGCGACCAATGCGGTGACTGCGACGGATGATTTATAAGTCATGTATGTCCTCCCAAACATATATTTCGGGTCACGCAACCGCGCAAAACGCGTGGTTGCCCCTTGATTTTCGGTACTCGGCACACCGTCCATTCCCACGGTCTGATGTGTTGAGCCTGTGTTTTGACGGTCCAACATTCCGAGTAGTATGTTACTCTCGTAACAGGGCGCGCAGGTGTCAATAGCTGTCGGTGATGTAAGTGCGCTAACGGATAATTACGGGGGGTCCGCTGACGCAACGGCTTGTCACAACCGTTTTTTTCGGCTCAGTATTCACGCTACACGGGCAAAACCCCCCGTTCTTTACTGCGCACCCGCTGTCAAAGGCTGAACCGAATGGACGAACACATCGATGACGACACGCTGACGGACGCCACCGAGGGGGCCGCGCCCAAGCATGACAGCCGCCGCGAGATCATCGAGGCGGCGGCGCAGTGCTTTATGCTCAAGGGGCTCGACAAGGCGACGATGGACGATATCGCCGATGTTCTGGGTGCGACCAAGGGGCGGGTGTACCACCATTTCCGGTCCAAGAACGCGATCTATTTCGCGGTGTACCGACAGGCGATGCAATATTGTTTTGACGCGGTTACCCCGCTGATATCATTGAATACTTCCAACATCAGCAAGCTTGAATTGATGGCCCATGCCCATGCGCGTGTGATGATGGATACGCTGCCCTATCAGCGCAGTATCCGCTTGGGCGTAGAGGTCTATTTGCGCGGCTCCACCACCGAAGCCGAGCGCGCCGTGCTGCGCGAGCTGATTACCCTGCGCAACGACTATGAAAATCTCTACCGCGAGGTGCTGCGCGCGGGTGTGGCGCAGGGGGAGTTGGACGTGCCAAACATCGAAATCGCCAGCCGTGCGTTGATGGGTGCATTGAACGGGCTGGTTGACTGGTACCGTATCCGGCCCGATCAATCCGAGGCGGAGCGCGACGCGCTGGCCCGTGCCTTGGCGCATGCCGTGGTGCATGGCACCACGGCATAATCCGTTTTCCTAGGCCGGTTTGGCCGCCGCATCCGCGCGGCGCTCTTTCGCGAGATAGGTGTGATATAGCGCCGGCACACCGATCAGCGTCAGAACAGAGGCAAAGCCCAAACCGCCCATAATCGTCACCGCCATCGCGGCAAAGAACGAATCGGCCAGCAGCGGCACCATCCCGAGGATCGTCGTGACCGCCGCCAGAACCACAGGGCGCAAACGGCTGACACTGGCGGTGACAATGGCGTCGTGCTGGTTCAGGCCGTTTTCTTTCTGCACGTCGATCTCTTCGACCAGAACAATGGCGTTCTTGATCAACATCCCCGACAGCGACAGCAGCCCCAGCAGCGCGGTAAAGCTGAACGCCAACCCCGAGAACAACAGCCCCAGTGCCGCCCCGTTGATCGCCATGGGCACGATGGTCCAGATCACCGCGGTCTGACGCAGTTTGCCGAACAGCAGGATGGTGATCAGCAACATGGTCCCGAAGCTCAGCGGCATCTGCTTGCCAAGCGAGGCCTGCGCGTCGCCCGCGTTCTCGAACTCTCCGCCCCATTCAAGGGTATAGCCGACCGGCAGCTCGATCTCTTCGATCAGCGGGCGGATCTGCGGGAAGACGGTGGGCGGGGTGACGCCTTCGATGACGTTGGCCTGTACCGTGATCGTCTGCACGCGGTTGCGCCGTTCGATCACCGCGTTTTCGGCGGTGACCTTGAACCCGTCGATCACCTGGCTCAGCGGCAGGTAGTCCCCAAGCGCGGCGGAATAGACGATCTGGTCGGGCAGCTGCCCGTTGCTCGCGGATTCCGCACGCGGCACCCGCACGATGATGTCGATCAGCCGGTCCCGTTCGCGGTAGGTGCCCGCGGTGATCCCATTGGTCGACAGGGCAATCGCATCCGCCACATCGCCGCGCCCGATGCCCACGGCCTGCGCACGGTCCTCGGCATAGACAGGGCGGGTCACAAGCACTTTCTCGCGCCAATCGACATGTTCGGTATGCAGCAGCGGGGTCGCGTCACGCAGGATATCTTCTGCCTGATCGGCCAGATCGCGCAGCACTTCGGGGTCAGGCCCAGAAAAACGCGCCTCGATATCCGACCCGCCACCGGGGCCGAAAATGATCCGCTTGGTCTGCACCTCTGCCCAAGGCAGCGCGTTGATTGCGAACTGGTCAAGCTCGGCGCGCAGGGCGGGGATTGCGTCAGCCGAGGTGGCGCGCACCACCAGCTGCCCGATCGAAGGGTCGCTGTCTCCGGGCGTGTAGGTCAGAACATAGCGCGTCAGGCCGGCACCGATGGTCGTCGTCACAGTGTCCACGTCGTCGCGCGCGAGCAGCCAATCCTCGATAACCGCAAGATCGCGGGAGGTCGACTGGATAGAGCTGCCTTGCTCAGCCTTATATTCAAAGTAGAACAGCGGCGTGTTGGACGCAGGGAAGAACTGCTGTTTGACCTGACCAAAGATCATCACACAGGCCGCCGTGGTGCCGATCAGGCCGGCAAATACCAGCCAGCGGAACCGCAGCACCAGCCTGACAAGGTTGCCATAGCTGCGGAAAATCGGGCCGTTATACCCGCTGTCGTCATCCGCCAGCCCGCCGATCTTCAGCATATAGTGCCCCAGCAAAGGCGTCACAGTCACCGCAACGATCCACGACATCAACAACGAGATCGCGATCACCGCAAAAAGCGAGAACATGAATTCGCCCGTGGCGTCAGGCGACAGACCGATCCCGGCAAAAGCCATGATCCCGATGACCGTGGCACCCAGCAGGGGGATCTGCGTATTCTGCGCCGCTGTATCCGCGGCCGCAACCGAGGGCCGCCCCTTGCGCATTTCCTGTTGCATACCCTCGGCGATGACGATGGCGTTATCCACCAGCATCCCCATCGCGATGATCAAGGCCCCAAGGCTGATCCGTTCAACTTTGACGCCGAACAGATACATGAAGAAGAACGTGGCCAGCACGGTCAGCAAAAGCGATACGCCGACAACAACAGAGGCGCGGACCCCCATGAACAGCGCAAGCACCCCGATCACCACGCCCACGGACATGGCAAGAGACAAAAGGAAGCTGTTGTTGGCTTCGTCCACGACGCGGTGTTGTTCGTAGATCGGCGTGATCTCTACTCCGACGGGAAGGAAGGTCTGCAAGGTCTCAAGCTGCGCTTCGACGCGTTTGCCGACCTCGACGATATTTTCCGATTCCAGTCCCGAAACGCCAAGGGTGAAGACCTCTTGCCCGTCTTGACGCAAAAGGTGGTCGGGGGCGTCCACACGGCCCCGCGACACGGTTGCCACGTCCAGTAGGTTCAGCACCTCGCCCTGAAAGCCGAAGGTCAAGGCGCTGATTTCATTGACACTATCATCGCCCGAGGGACCGTCGATCCGCAGGTTGGTATCGCCAGTTTCGACAAAGCCGGTGGGGTTGATCGCTGTGGATTCACTGATCGCGCCGATGATCACGCTGGGATCAATGCCAAGCTGTGACATCTTTTGCGACGCTGGTTCGACAAAAATCGCCTCTTCCGGCAGCCCGTCGATATCGACGTTGGCAACACCGTCGACCGTCAGCAGGTCACGCCGGATAAAGGTCGCGATCTCCCAGATCTCGGAATCCGAAAAGCCGGGGGCGGAGACGGCATATAGGATACCGAAAACATCGCCAAAATCGTCGTTCACCTGTGACGGATAGGCCCCCGAGGGCAGTGAGCTTGCCGCGTCAGACACACGATCTCGCAGATCATCCCAGACCTGTGGCAGCTCGGTGCCGTCGTATTCATCCTGCATCTCGACTTCGATGACCGACAGCCCGTGGGTATTGCGCGAGGTGACGGTCTTGACCTCGTCCATCTGCTGGATTTCAGCCTCTAGCACCTCAGAGATTTCGGTCGCCACCTCTGCCGCGCTGGCACCGGGATAGGCGGTGGCGACGATGGCGGATTTCAAGGTAAAGCTCGGGTCTTCCAGCTTGCCGACCGACAGGTAGCCAAACACACCCCCAAACAGGGCGAAGAGGATGAAAATCCACGTATAAAGCGGATTTTCAATGGAGAAACGTGCGATTTTCATAGTTTACTCGATGCTCAACCCGTTGAAGGGGCGCACGGTGTCGCCCTCGCGCAGCAGCTGTGTGCCAGCGCCAACAACCAGGGTGCCCGGCTCAATCCCCGTGGCGATGATGTCTGTGCCGGTATTCGAGGACACGTCGACGTTGACCCAGCTGACCTGACCCTGTTCGCCGGTCTCGTCAGGGGTATAGACCATGACCCGCGCCTGATCGTCCGCCATAACCACGGCGGAAGGGGGCAGGGTCGTTGCAGTGTCGTCACCTGCCGCGATCCGCGCGGTCACGCTCATCGATGCGCCGGGGATCAGTTTCGGTGTGACCCGATCAGAGGGGAGCGCCAGTGTCACGCGGTAGCTCTGCCCGATGCTTTGCGTTTCGGCGTTGAACTCGCGCAATTCAAGCGGCACACCACCGGCAAATAGCGGCGACGTGCCGGTAAATTCGACGTCAGCCGCATTTGAATACATCTGGAACATCTGCTCGGGAACGTCGATCTCGACGCGTACTTCCGACATATCATGCAATCGCACGATGGCCTGTCCGGGGGCGACATTGGCATAATTCGGCGTCAGACGCGAGGCGACCAAGGCGCGAAACGGGGCGATCAGCGTCGCGTGGTCCAGCGCCTCGCGGGCCTCGCTCAACGCGATCCGCGCCAGATCGCGGGCGGTTTCCGTGTCTTGCGCCTGTGCCGTGGACACGGCATTGCTTTTGGCCAGCGTTTGCGAGCGTTCGAAATCCCGTTCGGCTTGGGTCAGCTGTACCTCGGCACGCTGCACCGCGCGTTCAAACGGCACCGGATCCAGCGCTGCGATCTGCACGCCTTCTTGCAGGAACTGCCCTTCTTGCGCGTCGAACATCACCATGCGGCCGCCGACCTCGAAAGACAGGTCCACTGTTTCCAGCGCTGCGATCTTGCCGAAAAAGACCCGCTGCACCTGCGACGCGGCACCGCCCGCCTCTATCAATTTGACCGACCTGATCGGCGCGGGCGTGCCCGAGGGGGTCAGGTCTTCTGCGTCTTGTGCAACGAGAGGCGTCGCAAGAGTGGCGCATAAAAGGACGGAAATCAGCTGCTTCATATCAAAGGCCTTTCGAGTACTGGGCGGTACTTACGCGCAGTGACGTACAGTTCAACCCCCCTTGGTACCGTTCAGCACTTTTATTTCACCCATACACGTCCTAGTTCTGCAATATGAATGAAAACGCATCAAAATCGCGAATACTGTCGACAGCGCGCGCCCTGTTCTTCGTCAAAGGCTTTGAAAAAGTCACGACGGACCTTTTGGCGCGCGAGGCTTCTGTGTCCAAGGCGACGATCTACCGCCATTTCGACAATATGTCGGAGATCCTGCAAAATGTGCTCGAGGCCGAGGCAGAGGTTTTTCGCGCCGAGGTGCTGGGAGATATCTCGGACCATCCCGATTTGCGCACCGCGCTGATGTCGTTCGGGCGGAAATTTCTGAGCTTTCTAGGGGAGCAGGATTCGGTCGAGTTTACCTGTCTGATCCACGAGGTCGCCCGCGACTACCCGCAGATCGGGCGCACCTTCTATACCGCCGCCTTCGAGGCGGTTTGCGCCGCCGTTTGCAGTCTGCTGGTGCAAGGGCAGGAAAACGGCGATCTGCGCGACGATTTCGACCCGCGTGATGTCGCCGAAGACCTTATTTCATTGCTCAAGGGCTTTGGCATGGTCCGTGCGCAACTGGGGCTGACGACGCGCCCGTACAAGGATATCGACCAGCATGTCACCCGTGCGGTCGATACCATTCTGGTCGCTTATCGGGCTTCAGACGGGGTCGGGTCGGCGTAATTCGCCACATGCATGATCGCGGCTTGCGTATTGTCGCCGCTGATGTTCAGCTTGGGGCCCAAGGGCAGCGCGCTCATCCCCAGCCGGTTCATCCAGCGTTGGAACACGGCAGGCACGATCCCGATCACATGGGTCGCCCCTTGTTCGGTCGCGGCACGCGCCATGCCCCGGATCAGCTTGGTCTGGATCGCCAGCCGCCGGTGCGCGGGCTCGTTTTTTGACAAAAACAGCCGCGTGGCTTCCCAAACATGGGGCATCACCGGCGCGTCTTCGTAAAGCACATATTCAGGGATATCCGGCAACATACCGCGCTGTGCGTCTTTCAGCATATAGGTATAACAGCCGCATTGCGCCGTGGTGGGCAGTAACCGCACGCCCGCCAGCACCCGGCCGTATTCGTGGATCACGACAGACCGGCTTTGGGGGGTGTCGTACTGGTCAAACTCCATCCCTTCGGTATGGGGCAGATCCCATTCCTTTTGATCGATAAAAACTGATTTGCGTGCTTTTAGAAAATCTGAATAGAGCTGGCCATACCTATACTGGTTGCCGATATGCACCACTGTCTCTTCCAGCCGTGTCGCGTATGACGGCACATCACTCTCAACGGGTCGTGTCTGAAGAGCGGCCTGAACCGAAGGCTCCAGCTGGATCGTCTCTGCGCGCTGGTGCGATTTTGCGTTCTGGATACCCATTGTTCTTTGCCCAAAGCTCCGCTCAAGTAACGAAAAAGTTAACAAAATGCATACAGCCACGGTTCTGCCATGATCGCAACAAATTTTCCACCAATAGTTGAGGTGTATCGTAGTGAAATATCAGCAGATTCGTTTGGCGCTCGATTCCGCGCCAGGCTGACGGAGGAAGCGCAACATGGAAGCAATTGACAATGTTAATTTGCCTCAGGCCCGCCCGGTTCTAAGCCGGCTGCGGGATTATGCGCTTGTGGGCAGCCGTGCGTTTGGCCAGCGGGCGATCATCTATACCGCAGCTATTGCTTTGGCAGGCTATTACTATGAACTGAGGGTCGCGCTGTTTTTCTTTTTCGCGATCGGCCTATGCGAAATCTATGACATCGTCGTGCTGCGCTACATCCTGCGCAACACCCGGTCCAAGACCCTGAAGATCCGCAAATCGCTGTTCCACATCTACATGACCACGGCGCTCAGTGCGACGACGATTGCGATGTTCTGCATCTCGATCGCGATCCAGCAGGGCGTGGGAAACAGCCACTTTCTGCCGCTTTTCCTGTTAATTTCCGCCTCTATCTTCGCGGCGATGAACAACCACCAGTTTTTGTATGTGCTGGGGTTTCGGCTGGCGATCTACATCGGGGCGATCCTCTACATCCCGATCCGCGATGTTGTCGTGGCGCGCCCGTCGCTGGACTCTGAAATCTGGCTGAACCTCTTTACCGCGCTGTTTGTTCTGGGCTTCGTATTCGAACTCGCCCGGACCTTCATCAAGGGGTATTCCGCGCTGATGAAGAACCGCCTGGCGCTTCAGACAGAGAACAAGAATGCCCTCGCCGCAAGCGAGGCCAAGACCCGTTTCCTGTCCACCGTCAGCCACGAATTGCGCACGCCGCTCACGTCGATCCGCGGTGCGCTTGACCTGATCAACGCAGGGTCAGCGGGAGAGGTGCCGGACAAAATGTCGCGGCTGCTCGATATCGCGACGCGCAACTCGAACCGTCTGGGGGATCTGGTCGGGGATTTGCTGCTTTTGCAATCTGCGGATGTGGGGAAATTCTCGCTTGATCTGGGTAACGTGGATCTGGCCGAGGTCGTGAACACGGCCGCCCATTCGTTCCAGCCCTATGCCAGCCGCTTTGGCGTCGCGGTAGAGATCAACGTCGCCGCAGACCAGCCCATCGTGCGCGGCGACAAGAAACGGCTCGATCAGGTGATCGTGAACCTGCTGTCCAATGCCGCCAAATTCTCGGAAGCGGGGGGCACGATCCGTGTGGGGCTCAAACGCGAGGACGAGAACCTCGTGATTTCGGTCGCGGATCAGGGCATCGGGATTCCCGAAGGCAGCGAAAGCGTCATCTTCGAGGAATTTGGCCAGATCGATTCAAGCGATCAGCGCAAGTTCCAGGGTACGGGTCTTGGCCTGTCTATCTCGAAACGTATCGTGGATGCCCACGGCGGCAGCATCGCCTATAAAAGCAAGCTCGGCGTGGGCACCACCTTCTGTGTTGTGCTCAAGGCAGCGGATGCGGCCAAGGCGGTTAAGCCCGAAAGCTATTCGACCGCCGCCTGATCTACCGGCACGGCCCGCAACATCAGCGGGCCATCGGGCCGCATGGTAAAGGTCAGGTTCGGGGGCGCGACAGGGTGGTCCGTCAGTTCAAAAGACGCCCGCCGCAGAGCCGAGGCAAGCAGCACCATAATCTCTGTCTCGGCATATTGCGCCCCGATGCAGATGCGCGGCCCGTCCCCAAAAGGAATATACTGTCCGCGCGGGTACTTACGGTCCAGAAACCGGTCGTGCTGATAAAGTGCGGCGTTGTCCCACAGCAGCTCGTTCCGGTGCAGCGCATAGACCGGGAACATGATCACGTCGCCCTTTTTGAACGTCACATCCTTGATCGTCACCTCATCCGTCGCATCACGGGCGAACAGGGCGCCTGCGGGGTACATCCGCAGGGTTTCACGCACATGCGCGTGCAGCTTGGGCATCTTGGGCAAATCGTGAAAGCCGATGGGCCCGTCACCGCAGGCCTCCATCACCTCGGCGCGCAGATCGGTCTGTACCTCGGGGTGCATCGCCAGCAGATACAGCCCCCAAGCGATTGTATTGGCCGAGGTTTCATAGCCCGCCGCGACAAAGGTCAGCAGGTTATCGACCGTCGTTTCTACATCTTCCTTATCCGTCTCAAGCGCCTCGATCAGCAGGTCAAGAAAATCGACCGCCTCTGCATGGCGCTGCGCGCGGCGGTTGGCGATCACGTCATGGGTCAACTGCCGCAGATCACGGATCGCTTTCTTGCTGCGCAGCCATTTCAGACGGGGCACCCACTTCGGCAGCCCCATCAGATCGAACAGCGACATATAGCTGATATAGTCGGTGAACCGTCGCATCCCCTGACGGACATCCTGCTTGGACACGGCCTCGTTCCCCGAGAACATCACCCGCGAGATATTGGTGAGCGTCGCCTCTTGCGCCGCATCCGATACATCGACTTCGCCCGCCGTGCGCGCAAAGAAATCCGCCAGCTCGTCGCCGGTCTGGGCAAAATGTCGGGTCAGCACGGGCAGGTTGCGCGCGGCAAAAAGCGGGGCATAGCGATGCCGTTGCGCGCGCCATTTCTCGCCTTCCGACAGGATCATGCCGTTGCCGACCACGGGGCCGATGACGTTATGTGTAAACTCCGCCTTGGGAAAGCGACGCCCGACACCGGCCAGCAGTTCGGTCACCATATCGGGGTCACAGACATAGTGGATCTTGGCCGGCCCTTTCAGATAGCTTTGCGTGCGCGTCGCATCGGGGATCACCGAAAAAATATTCTTCCCCGCTTTTTTGGCAAAGTCGATCAGCCCGACATCGGCCTTGGCCAGATCCGCCTCCACAGGGATCGGGTGCGCCGGTGTCGCCCCATCGGGCGCAGGCATATTCTGTGTATTCATTGTCGTCTCCTTGCCGGCCCACGGGTGGCGTTTATCACACCGGTGTTTCTAGCAGGGAAACAATGATTAATTCTATCTAAAGTTACGCGCCAACGCGAAACGTCAGGTCGCAGAGGTCCTGATGCTGTGGCTGCGTAAATGTGCGGCAGCGTCGGCGCGGGTCATTTTGCCTTGGGCCAGTTCCACCATCATATCGGCGTGTTCCTGATCCACAGCGGCCTGCAGCTCGTATCCGTTCTGGTCCAGAAAATCGCTGGCGACAAAGAAAGCTGTGCGCTTGTTTCCATCGACAAAAGCGTGGTTGCGGGCGATGGCTTCGGCATAGCAGGCGGCCAGTTCAAAAAGCGATTTTTCGCCAAAGGCATATAAGTTCATCGGGCGGGCCAGTGCGGATTCCAGTAGGTCACCATCGCGCAACCCGCGCGCGCCGCCCGCCAGCTCCAGAACGCAATCATGCATGTATTCAACAAGTTCGCGGGTGACCCAGCGGGGCTCCGTCATCGTTTGGCGAGTTCCAGTATCGTGCTGCGATGCCGTTCAAGCCCGCGCGCCACGCGGTCTTTATCCTGCGCGGTCACACCTTCGGTCAGGGCGGTCAGGCGACGGTATTCATCCGCTGACAACAGCACCAGACGGTCACGTTGATGGCTGGTGATGATGACAGGCTCGCTCATCGCCGCATCGCTGAATGCGCCGATGTTGTTCTTGAATTCGGTGGCGGTGACACGTGTCATGGGGCTCTCCTGTAGCGTCACCGCACAATATAGGCAAAATGGACATTTTGTCCATATGGGCCGTGGTCACAGCTTTGGCTAAATCGCTAAGGCAAGACCAGCTCTTCCCCGTTCTGCCAGCTTTGCGCCAGCGCCTTTGCCTCACCCTTTTGCTGGGGTGCCAACTGTTGGCCCATTTGCATCAATCGTTCTTCGGGCGCATCCAGCGCGCCGTCGCGGTCATAGGCCATCGCGGTATCCTGCAACGCCCATGCGGTCACGGGGTCCGGTGTGACACTGATCCCTTCGGCATAGAAATGCGCGAGCTTGGCAAGGGATCGGGGCTCTCCGCGTTCGGCGGCGGCACGGTACCAGCGCGCGGCCTCTGCCGGATCGGCGGGGCGGCCCTGACCGTTTTCATACAGCAAACCTACGTTCAGATAGGCAACGGGTTCGCCGTATTCCGCAGCTTGCTGATACCAGACCATCGCCTCGTCAAAGTCCTGCTGCACACCGCGTCCAAGCGCATAGTGCTTACCCATGTTGACCTGCGCAGCGGGGACGCCATTGCGCGCTGCCTCATAGTACCAGCCGACGGCTTTCTCGTCATCCTGCGAGGTGCCAAGCCCCTCGGCATAGAGGTTGCCCAGATTAATCTGCGCGGGGGCATAGCCTTGTTCTGCCGCGAGCCGATACCATTCAAGCGCTTGGCCGTGGTCCTGCTTTACCCCGACGCCGTGGTTGGCCATCCACCCCAGCGAATATTGCGCGTCAGCCAGACCCTGTTCCGCCGAGGCACGCAAAAGCTGCTGTGCTTCTTCGGGGGCCGCCTCGCCGCCGCGACCTTCCAGCAACAGGATGCCCAAGCGGTATTGGCCCATAGCATTGCCTTGCTCTGCCGCTTTACGATACCAGGCGCGGGCCTCTGCATCGCTTTGCGCTGTGCCTTCGCCCAGTTCATGCATGTTGCCCAGACTGAACTGCGCCTTGTCAAACCCTTGGGCCGCAGCGCGGGTGAAATAGTCGAACGCGGTTTTCGCGTCGGGGTCGACGCCTTGCCCAAAGCGGTAGGACACGCCCAGAGAGTTCAACCCGCAGGGGTTGTTCTGCTCGGCAGACTTCTTGGCCCATGCGACGGAATCATCAAAGCTTTGCGGCACACCATCACCGCCGCGGTAGTACAGGCGGCCGACCTGACATTGCGCCTCGGCGTCGCCCTGTTCGGCCAGCGGCAGCAGCAGCTCCAGCGCGTGGGTATAATCGCCTTGCTCGAACGCGGCCATGCCGTCCTGCACGGTCTGGGCCTGCGCGGCCACGGGCATCACCGCGGCGAGAATAGTACGGCCAAACCAGCTTCGTTTTGTTTTATCTGCCATCGAAAGGGTCCTTCTAGTCGGGTGGGCAGCCTGCTGCCTTTTCGCGTTTTCGTAACGCGTGTCCCCTATCGATGCACGCCGGCACCCCGCCAAATCTCGGCGGAAAATTGCGTGTTTCTGCTGTGGCTTAGGCCGTGGTGCCCCGACCGGCAAAGACCCGCGCGCGGGCGCGGGGGTGATTGGCAAAAAGGATACCCATGGGTAACTTTAGGCAGGTGCCGCAGAGGCCCGACGTGACGCGCGCTGCGAGACGAAGGCGCAGACCAGAAGCTGCGAGATGTGGTAGATCATCAGCGGCAAAACGATGGCCCCGACCAGATCGGGCGCAAAAAGCGCCGTGGCAATGGGCAACCCGCTGGCAAGGCTTTTGGTGGACCCGCAGTAGAACAGCACCGCGCGATCCGCGTCGGGCATCCCCGTCGCCTTGCCAAGGGCGATCATCGACCACATGCCCACGGCCAGAAACAGCCAGACCACAGCAAAGAGCAGCATCAGCGTGGTGACGGGAATAGCGGACCAAAGGCCCGAGACTGTGCCCGCGCTGAAGGCAGAGTAGATGATCAGCATGATCGACCCGCGGTCCACGATCATGGTCAGCAGCTTGTGGCGTTGCACAAACCCGCCCACCAGCGGACGCATTACCTGCCCGACGATGAAAGGCAGCAAGATCTGCACGCCGATTTTGCCGATGGCATCCAGACTGACGCCGCCGTCGCCCTGATGCAGCAGCAAGGTCACCAGCACCGGCGTCAGA from the Sulfitobacter pontiacus genome contains:
- a CDS encoding sensor histidine kinase KdpD; the protein is MEAIDNVNLPQARPVLSRLRDYALVGSRAFGQRAIIYTAAIALAGYYYELRVALFFFFAIGLCEIYDIVVLRYILRNTRSKTLKIRKSLFHIYMTTALSATTIAMFCISIAIQQGVGNSHFLPLFLLISASIFAAMNNHQFLYVLGFRLAIYIGAILYIPIRDVVVARPSLDSEIWLNLFTALFVLGFVFELARTFIKGYSALMKNRLALQTENKNALAASEAKTRFLSTVSHELRTPLTSIRGALDLINAGSAGEVPDKMSRLLDIATRNSNRLGDLVGDLLLLQSADVGKFSLDLGNVDLAEVVNTAAHSFQPYASRFGVAVEINVAADQPIVRGDKKRLDQVIVNLLSNAAKFSEAGGTIRVGLKREDENLVISVADQGIGIPEGSESVIFEEFGQIDSSDQRKFQGTGLGLSISKRIVDAHGGSIAYKSKLGVGTTFCVVLKAADAAKAVKPESYSTAA
- a CDS encoding cytochrome P450, whose translation is MNTQNMPAPDGATPAHPIPVEADLAKADVGLIDFAKKAGKNIFSVIPDATRTQSYLKGPAKIHYVCDPDMVTELLAGVGRRFPKAEFTHNVIGPVVGNGMILSEGEKWRAQRHRYAPLFAARNLPVLTRHFAQTGDELADFFARTAGEVDVSDAAQEATLTNISRVMFSGNEAVSKQDVRQGMRRFTDYISYMSLFDLMGLPKWVPRLKWLRSKKAIRDLRQLTHDVIANRRAQRHAEAVDFLDLLIEALETDKEDVETTVDNLLTFVAAGYETSANTIAWGLYLLAMHPEVQTDLRAEVMEACGDGPIGFHDLPKMPKLHAHVRETLRMYPAGALFARDATDEVTIKDVTFKKGDVIMFPVYALHRNELLWDNAALYQHDRFLDRKYPRGQYIPFGDGPRICIGAQYAETEIMVLLASALRRASFELTDHPVAPPNLTFTMRPDGPLMLRAVPVDQAAVE
- a CDS encoding type II toxin-antitoxin system death-on-curing family toxin is translated as MTEPRWVTRELVEYMHDCVLELAGGARGLRDGDLLESALARPMNLYAFGEKSLFELAACYAEAIARNHAFVDGNKRTAFFVASDFLDQNGYELQAAVDQEHADMMVELAQGKMTRADAAAHLRSHSIRTSAT
- a CDS encoding type II toxin-antitoxin system Phd/YefM family antitoxin; its protein translation is MTRVTATEFKNNIGAFSDAAMSEPVIITSHQRDRLVLLSADEYRRLTALTEGVTAQDKDRVARGLERHRSTILELAKR
- a CDS encoding tetratricopeptide repeat protein, with protein sequence MADKTKRSWFGRTILAAVMPVAAQAQTVQDGMAAFEQGDYTHALELLLPLAEQGDAEAQCQVGRLYYRGGDGVPQSFDDSVAWAKKSAEQNNPCGLNSLGVSYRFGQGVDPDAKTAFDYFTRAAAQGFDKAQFSLGNMHELGEGTAQSDAEARAWYRKAAEQGNAMGQYRLGILLLEGRGGEAAPEEAQQLLRASAEQGLADAQYSLGWMANHGVGVKQDHGQALEWYRLAAEQGYAPAQINLGNLYAEGLGTSQDDEKAVGWYYEAARNGVPAAQVNMGKHYALGRGVQQDFDEAMVWYQQAAEYGEPVAYLNVGLLYENGQGRPADPAEAARWYRAAAERGEPRSLAKLAHFYAEGISVTPDPVTAWALQDTAMAYDRDGALDAPEERLMQMGQQLAPQQKGEAKALAQSWQNGEELVLP
- a CDS encoding bile acid:sodium symporter family protein, which codes for MNYIKRIGIDAYMILLLATVIAGIVLPATGVAAEGLRGVTFWAVSLLFFLYGAKLDPSAVKAGITNWRLQGMTFGATYVLFPLIGLLLATLCSPILGATVTMGLLFLSVLPSTVQSSIAFTSIAGGNVPAAICAASVSNLVGVILTPVLVTLLLHQGDGGVSLDAIGKIGVQILLPFIVGQVMRPLVGGFVQRHKLLTMIVDRGSIMLIIYSAFSAGTVSGLWSAIPVTTLMLLFAVVWLFLAVGMWSMIALGKATGMPDADRAVLFYCGSTKSLASGLPIATALFAPDLVGAIVLPLMIYHISQLLVCAFVSQRASRRASAAPA